One genomic segment of Verrucomicrobiota bacterium includes these proteins:
- a CDS encoding DUF6790 family protein — MIILLMFVFPVISILVEFFVLRNPAGTILLVGKWFVFWGVGVRLFLAGLRQSLTPSFTAEKIFGITDKKSLILVQELGFANLAIGILGICSLFSPSWLTPAAVCGALFYGLAGIRHITSKKNGLGQIAMISDLFLFVVLLVYVAAAIC; from the coding sequence ATGATCATCCTTTTAATGTTTGTCTTTCCGGTGATATCGATCCTTGTGGAGTTCTTTGTTTTACGGAATCCCGCAGGGACCATTTTACTCGTGGGAAAATGGTTCGTTTTCTGGGGGGTGGGTGTCCGTCTTTTTCTGGCCGGACTACGGCAGTCCCTGACACCCTCATTCACTGCTGAAAAGATTTTCGGGATTACGGATAAAAAATCTTTGATCCTCGTGCAGGAACTCGGTTTTGCAAATTTGGCGATAGGAATCTTAGGGATATGCAGCCTGTTTTCTCCCAGTTGGCTCACTCCGGCGGCGGTTTGTGGGGCACTTTTTTACGGCTTGGCTGGCATCCGCCATATCACCAGTAAAAAAAACGGACTGGGGCAAATCGCGATGATCTCTGACTTGTTCCTTTTTGTCGTCCTACTGGTGTATGTGGCCGCAGCAATTTGCTGA
- a CDS encoding MarC family protein has protein sequence MSALFLTSLWAGLAAFFPLLNPVGNTPIFYSITGGDTDSYRKQQALKSCVYTFIILAVFMLAGQIILKMFGLTVDIIRVAGGLVVAHVGWQMLNAAPKLNDAEHKEAVDKTDISLSPMALPIMANPGAMSVAISLGVGAHDVEAFGGSLIALFLMVLLNFICLRIGEPLVNKLGCNGMNALNKILGFLVLCIGVAVLSSGLPGLYHMIITPIK, from the coding sequence GTGAGCGCACTCTTTCTTACATCCCTCTGGGCCGGACTGGCGGCATTTTTCCCCTTGCTGAATCCCGTGGGTAATACCCCGATTTTTTACAGCATCACCGGCGGGGACACGGACAGTTACCGGAAACAACAGGCGCTCAAATCCTGCGTTTATACATTTATTATCTTGGCGGTTTTTATGTTAGCCGGGCAAATCATCCTCAAAATGTTTGGCCTGACCGTGGACATCATCCGGGTCGCGGGAGGCCTCGTCGTGGCGCATGTCGGATGGCAGATGCTTAATGCTGCTCCGAAACTCAATGATGCCGAACACAAGGAAGCCGTGGACAAGACTGACATTTCCCTGAGCCCGATGGCCCTGCCGATCATGGCCAATCCTGGGGCCATGAGTGTCGCTATCTCCCTGGGTGTGGGAGCCCATGATGTGGAGGCTTTTGGCGGTAGCCTGATCGCGCTTTTCCTGATGGTACTGCTAAATTTTATCTGCCTGCGTATAGGTGAACCCCTCGTAAATAAACTCGGATGCAACGGTATGAATGCCTTGAATAAAATCCTCGGGTTCCTCGTCTTGTGCATCGGGGTGGCCGTCCTCTCCAGCGGGTTACCCGGCCTCTACCACATGATCATCACCCCGATAAAGTAA